The following is a genomic window from Alphaproteobacteria bacterium LSUCC0396.
TTAAAGACTGATCTGTGTAATTGTCCATTTATATATATGTGTGGCAGGGGGGTGGCGCCCGCCGCCCCATAGGTGGTTAGGTGTTATTGACATTGGGATTGTTAAGGCACTGTAAGCTAACAGTCAGGTGTCCTTAACAAGGATATGTATCTATCACCTACATATCTCACTTACCCTGTACTGATAACGATAAGGATATGTAGGCTTATTCCATTACCCGAAGATTTCTATTCACTGTGAAAGAAACTGTGAAAGATTACGTGCCTGTTGACAGTGAGTCAGTGACACATAATATGTGAGTATTGCTGATGTTCAGGTCAGTGATGGTGCATACGTAAGGCATAATAGATTTTCTCGGCCGCACCATCTTCTCATCTAAACACCTGATATGTCGGCACATTATGTGCAACAGATTAGGCGTGTGAAATAGACACTCACGAAATCTGATGCTCCATCGTACTTACAGTAAATTGAGTATCAACATGGAATTTTTACTTCTTTGGGTTCTTGGTGGAAATGTATTGGACAGCGGTCTTCGCTATGAAGATGCTGGCAGCTGCTACGCTGCTGCTCAGAACAGCGGTAAAGACCTCCAAGAAATAGGCCTGTCTCCACCCAAGTTCACTTGTGTTCCAGTTGCCGAAGGCAAAGAATTGAAACTGCTGGTTCCTGAACAGCAAGGTTCACGCTTTCCATTCTGATACAGATTAGAGTCTCCTCATCCACTTCTCTAAGACCTCTAATGGATACCCATTCCCATATCCATGACCTACGCCAGAGGTCTTCCAGCCTCCTATTGCATCAACAATATCCGATGGACATTCCACGGCTCTTAAACGGTCACGAAGACTATGTCTAAAGCTATGAATGACACAGTTGTCTGGCACGTATTGATGCAGCCATTTATTAAGACCACCACTAGCTGAGTTGGCTTTACAGCTTGCTGCATCGCAGTATCTAGGAAAAGCAAAGATACTATCATTGTTGGCCTCTAGAAGCCTCTTAGACGCCCACAGAGTAGCCCCAACAAGCGGAATACATCTGTGACTGCCTTTGGTCTTTAAACTCCTCCACGGATGAGGTTTAAGGTCTATGTGAGGTATACAGTCATCTAGTTTTATGTCTTCTTTCAGTAACCCAGCTGCTTCTCCTAATCTCATGCCAGTGTCACTGATAAGAGCAATGAGCCACCGCATCTCATCGTCTATGTCTTTGCACAGAGATTGCACCCTCTTGATGTCTTGAATGGATATTGGCTGTCTTGATTGAGCATCATCATCATCAGGAAAGTAAGTCTTGGCAAAGGCATTGGAACAATCCAGCCCCTCCTCTGCTATCGCTAGGTTCACTATGGCTCTTATTGATGAAAAGACACGCTTGACTGTCTTAATACCCATACCTTTATCAATACACCAATCACGAAACTGAGCAGCTTCATTGGAGGAGTAAGAGGATATGGGTCTATCGCCCAAGAGTTTGGTCACATAGCTAGTGTTACGATTGGCGGTTCTTATGAACACCTTGTCTTTACCCACGCCTTTCAGCCGCAGGTATAACTCACAGGCTTCAGACAGAAGTAAACCATCATTAACAGCAGAATCACTTGATTTGACCACTTGAATAGCAGGTATATCCATATTTTGCAGTCGCAAACCAAGCCAATAATCCTCAAGGCGTTGGTTTATTGATTTGCTTGCACGAACAGCTACAGAGGCTGATTTGGTTTTAAGGCTGAAGCAGAGCCTACTCACATTATAGTAGGCAATTAGGTCATAAGGTATGTGACGAACATAATAGTAAACACCATCACGATTCATCACGTGTTCGGGAGCAAATTTCTTTCTCATTCTATTTCACACGCCTAATCTGTTGCACATAATGTGCAGACATATCAGGTGTTTAGATGAGAAGATGGTGCGGCCGAGACGCAATGTGGTGCGGAATCATTAGTGTCTAACTAATTGAATCATATAGACAGTTGTAAATCTTGGCAAGAGGCTTGTGATACCGATTGTGACACCTTTTTAAGGCTAGGGATTTTAGGAATCCTACTTCTAAAACCAACCCCCATACCCATCGAAATCTCACGGCTTCAAAAAAGGGGGCTAAAAGTCAGAGGTGTTGTTCTTGTTGTTAAAATCACACAGCAGTTGATGCAAGGGCAAAAAAGAGAGGCGCATTATCACGCCTCTCCGAGTTGTTATTGTAATGTCATTTTTTAGGATTCATGGTGAACATAAATATTTGCCCACCTGCATCACCGCCGTGCGCTTCCACAGCTCCACTCGATTCTGGACGAGCCTGAACCACTCCAATGTAGGTTTGCTCTGCGGTGCTGATTTTGCTGCGAATGTCCTGACGAGCCGTTCCTTTCAATTCTTCCATGGAGTAGAAAGAGCCATCAGTTTTCTTTGCAATTAGTGCAGTTACAGGCCATGAACCTGAAAATTCGGTTGTTCCTGGCTTAGTGAAAGCGCCACCCAGTGCAGATACACCCGCTTCATAACGTGAGCTGTATTTACCGCCGGAAATTGCTAGAAGATGGGCATCAGTGACGTTCATGTCATCGTCGATTGTCAGCACATATTTGCGTTCGCCGAAGTCATTTCCTGAGTCTTCGTCTACAATCAAATAGTCACCGTCTGCTGTTTTAGCCCAATAAAGTCCATCAGGATCAACCATCTTAGCGACACCTTTTTCCATATGGATAGACGCATCACCACCTTTCACCTTACCTTCGCCACCAACCTTTAGAGTTAAAGCGCCATCCACAGCTGCAACAGCCCGTTTGACTGAAACATCGAGAAATGCAGGAAGCTCACCCTTAGCTAGATTAAGAGCCTCAGCAAGGTTGCCAAGGTCAAAAGCAAGCAAGCCGCCTTCGTCAGTCATGTTTTGGAAATAACGCGCAGCCCCTGAAGGGTCAGCAGCAGGGTGTTCTGTTTTTGTGTCTCCATTAAAGAAGGCATAACCTTTTGGCTGTTCCTCTTTTTGTTCCCATAACATCATCTCTGTGTCTTGCACGGCGAGTGGTTTATCAAAGCCCTGCCATTGATAAGATGTTGGATAAAAACGACCATTGAAACTATTCGGAGCATCCTTGTTTTTCATATAGTCATCAACCATTTTTGCATCGAGTTTTGCCTCAATACCCAGTTTGGCGAATGTCTCACGAGCAAGTGCTAATCCATAGATTTTGCCATATAACAGGCCATTTCTCGCAAGGAATGCGTCACGTTCATTTGCTGTTGCATAGTTAATTTTGCTGCCATCTGCTCGGCGGTCTTTAATGCCAACATAAATACGATTCGGCGCTGGTTCTTGGCCATGATTGTAGCCAGCTGCCACGATAACCACGTAATCCTTATGGCCTGAGTTGATTGGCATTAGCTTTTCATAACCAGTTTGACCGAGAGCGGGAACCGTATATGCGGTCCGATTGGCAATATCCACGACAACACTCGCCAGACCCAGCGTTGATGCCGAGTCATGTTTCCCAGCAGGGAACATCTGCCCAATTTCCCACTCCTCAGCGGTCAGCCAGACATCGTCTCGAAAACCAATACCTTGACCATATTTATTCGCTTGCTCGTACCACGCTCCGCAGAAACTCTGGAAAAAATAATCAGCTTCGCTCAGGCGGAAATTCGGCTTAAACTGAACAAGTGTTCCGTCGGGTCGGGTTTGGTTGCCCCATTTGCCAGACAGGTAGGATGGGTCGAAAGATGGTGCAGAGACAATCTCGCCGAAACCGTTATATACTGTGTCAAATAGTTTCCCTGAGCCTTTTACCATCCCCTTTGCGGAGTTTGCATTCTTCATAAAGTCTGCAAATTTTGCTCTATCATAATCGATGGTATGGATGTGGGAGCCTGTGAAGGTTACACCATTCTTCATTCTCCAGGGATATGTTTCTGGCCGTGGGGCGCGGCCCATCGTTGCATATGACTCACTTTGATAGATCACCCTTACAGTTTCATCATCTGTGAGCATGGCTGCATGACCATCTGGATAGCCTGTCAAAGTTTCACCAGAAACAACGTCAACTTCGCCAACAGTTGCAATAGCTTTGAAGCTGGCAAAAGGAAAATTTGTATTAGCGCTTTCACCATCTTTCAAAGGCTTTGTTGCAAGACCAGCCTCAGGAATAAGAGCAGTGGTCTCGCCGATTACTTTTTGCGAGCCGTGGCTGCCAGCAACCGCTGAAAAAACAACTGAAGTAGATAGCAAAGTGGTGCTTAAAAGCGCAGTGAGAATTAGGTGTTTCATTTAGGAAGCCTCTCAAAATGAAGCGATTGGGAGGCTCTTCTTTCCAATTTTTTTATTTCACCTATGTTACCGAAATATTAAATTTTTGCTATTGAGGCATCCCCTCTGCGTCGCAGGACAAGGAAGACAAAACATATAAGCTAATCAGGCTTTAAGTTCTATTATAAACAGTATGATATTGCGCTGATATTAGAGGCAGAAATACTGATTAAGAAAATTTTTTATGGAACACCCACTATGTCTTGCAGCTGAATTTAAAGTTATTTTCCAAAGGTTGCCGTATCTGAACCACCCACTGCCAAGTCATTCAAGTCCAAAGGCTGATTGATGCAGAGTTTAATGTCAGCCAAATTGAAAAAAATTAACCGAGAATTAAAATTATTATAAGACGCGCTTCAGCCAATTATGACACGATTCGTGCAACTTTGGAGGGGTTGCTGAATATTTGAGACAAGCCTCACCGTTCTAGTAAACTTTTAGAATCAGTTGCTTAATGAAGTGGCTCGCTCTTGTAATAAATCTGCAAAGTTCGGTTAATCTACTCCAATGCGCAGAAACCGTTAACAAATAGTTTTGTTACAAAAATGGAGCTGAAGATGAAAAACGCTGTTCCCCTTAACACCATAGCAAGCACATATAACGTGTCCATTCACGAGTTGTTACTTTTGGTTAGCTCGATGAAGTTAGATTTGACTTATGTAGAGGGTATTGCATTTGTAAACGCCAGCGATTTTGAAGTTTTAAACACTGTAGAAGACATTTTCATCTACACGTTCGCTGACAGGCATAACTTATCGTCTAATGCCGAACTTTGATTTCGTGAGGGTTTGAGACTGCAAAAGTTTGGTTTGTTTGGTGCCTCAGTGACCCTCGGCCGTTGGTGTAGCCATCAAATATTAAGAAGATGTTATGTTAATATTACAATCAAGTGAAGAGTTGCACTGATTTTTTGACCACAGACCACAGCACACCCCCGTACCCTTCGTAATCTCACAACTTCAAAAAAGGGGCTAAAGGCTCTGGTTCTTGTTGTTCTTTTTGTTTCTGAGAAAATAAACACTAAAAGATAAGACAGCAAACAAAGCTATACTTCTCAGCTTCAGTCTGCCTTGGCCTAAGGTTCACTTAGGTTCCAGTGGCCTTTGGTTACTCTGGTCTGGTCTGTTTAATGGTGGTGTAGGAGGTGTAGGGTCAAGACCTTCATTCCAAAGAACCATTGTTCTTTAGAACCTATAGTTCACCCCTACACCCACTACACCTTTTTGTTTGGACTGGGGAACTAAGGTTACTTTGGGCCAAGGTTACTCTGGCCTATAGAACCTATGACCTTAGTTTCAGTCTTGATTGTTAATAATTAACTACGACACCTTCTACCTACTGCCTATAGTCAGGCAGGGGCGGACCGGAGTATACTAGTACGCATAAGGATGTGTACTCATGGAAGATGATTACGAAGACATCAGCAATGCGGCCTTTATGGCATTTAGCACCAAAGCAACCTCAGACAAGGCCAAGCAGCTTGTTGTTGAGGTGTTGCATCTCCTTCAGCAATCCGAACAGAGAAAACGCAAGCGTAAGGCAACAGACCAAGCCTCATTTGAACTTGGTGTTGAATTGGTTGTGTCTGACTTGCTCTCCACGTTAGCCAACAAACGTTCATCTTGGGTTTATCGGTCTATGTTTAGAAACACCTTCTCTGGTGAACCTATCGGAGCAGACACATTCAACAAAATCATAAACCTGATGCAAGACAATGACCTCCTAGAGACACACAAAGGCGGAAACGTAACAAACCCCTTCTATGACCCAAGCACAAGTTCACCAAAGTATATTCCAGGCAAAGCCAAGAGGTTCAGGCCATCAGAAGCATTGCTGTCTCTAGCTGCTTCCTATGAAATTAACGGTGATAACTTCTACGACCACTTCACAGTCTCTCTCCCTAAGAAGCCTATCAGGCTCAGAGCCGCTAAAGGCAGCTTTAAGTCACGCATGGACCGAGGGCCAGCTATGCGGTTCGAAGAGACAGAGCAAACAAAAGCCTTAACCGGGCAAGTACACAGCCTGAATGAATATTTGATAGACCACAGTCTCGAAGGTGGAAACTTTAATGGCTACATCAGAGGCTTTAATGAAGGTAATCACCCTGCCTTCAATTGGGATAGAGGTGGACGTCTATACGCTGTTGGCGCAGACAGCTACCAGCTGCTAAAGAAAGCCGAAAGGCTAAAGA
Proteins encoded in this region:
- a CDS encoding DUF6538 domain-containing protein, whose translation is MRKKFAPEHVMNRDGVYYYVRHIPYDLIAYYNVSRLCFSLKTKSASVAVRASKSINQRLEDYWLGLRLQNMDIPAIQVVKSSDSAVNDGLLLSEACELYLRLKGVGKDKVFIRTANRNTSYVTKLLGDRPISSYSSNEAAQFRDWCIDKGMGIKTVKRVFSSIRAIVNLAIAEEGLDCSNAFAKTYFPDDDDAQSRQPISIQDIKRVQSLCKDIDDEMRWLIALISDTGMRLGEAAGLLKEDIKLDDCIPHIDLKPHPWRSLKTKGSHRCIPLVGATLWASKRLLEANNDSIFAFPRYCDAASCKANSASGGLNKWLHQYVPDNCVIHSFRHSLRDRLRAVECPSDIVDAIGGWKTSGVGHGYGNGYPLEVLEKWMRRL
- a CDS encoding calcium-binding protein, whose product is MKHLILTALLSTTLLSTSVVFSAVAGSHGSQKVIGETTALIPEAGLATKPLKDGESANTNFPFASFKAIATVGEVDVVSGETLTGYPDGHAAMLTDDETVRVIYQSESYATMGRAPRPETYPWRMKNGVTFTGSHIHTIDYDRAKFADFMKNANSAKGMVKGSGKLFDTVYNGFGEIVSAPSFDPSYLSGKWGNQTRPDGTLVQFKPNFRLSEADYFFQSFCGAWYEQANKYGQGIGFRDDVWLTAEEWEIGQMFPAGKHDSASTLGLASVVVDIANRTAYTVPALGQTGYEKLMPINSGHKDYVVIVAAGYNHGQEPAPNRIYVGIKDRRADGSKINYATANERDAFLARNGLLYGKIYGLALARETFAKLGIEAKLDAKMVDDYMKNKDAPNSFNGRFYPTSYQWQGFDKPLAVQDTEMMLWEQKEEQPKGYAFFNGDTKTEHPAADPSGAARYFQNMTDEGGLLAFDLGNLAEALNLAKGELPAFLDVSVKRAVAAVDGALTLKVGGEGKVKGGDASIHMEKGVAKMVDPDGLYWAKTADGDYLIVDEDSGNDFGERKYVLTIDDDMNVTDAHLLAISGGKYSSRYEAGVSALGGAFTKPGTTEFSGSWPVTALIAKKTDGSFYSMEELKGTARQDIRSKISTAEQTYIGVVQARPESSGAVEAHGGDAGGQIFMFTMNPKK